The Thioalkalivibrio thiocyanodenitrificans ARhD 1 genome window below encodes:
- the ltrA gene encoding group II intron reverse transcriptase/maturase — translation MQRAWKRVKANKGAAGVDGLDIARTGEHLKHAWPSIRQQLLDGTYRPQPVRRVGIPKPDGSERELGIPTVTDRLIQQALLQVLQPQIDPTFSEHSHGFRPGRRARDAVLAAQRYVSQGCHIVVDIDLSKFFDRVNHDILIERLSRRVNDAGVIRLVRAYLSAGILDGGVVIERVGGTPQGGPLSPLLANVLLDEVDRALERRGHRFARYADDCNVYVRSQKAGERVMRLLRRCYDKLRLRINESKSAVARVFGRKFLGYALWRSGDGEVRRGVSEKALEAFRQRVRQLTRRNSGCSMAEVIGRLRSYLLGWKGYFGLAQTPSVWRRLDEWIRRRLRSLQLKQWRRGKTIYRELIRLGASARVAQSVAALSRRWWHNSLSAVHHVLTIAYFERLGVPRLS, via the coding sequence ATGCAACGCGCCTGGAAGCGCGTGAAGGCAAACAAGGGAGCTGCGGGTGTTGACGGTCTGGACATAGCCCGGACGGGAGAACACCTCAAACACGCATGGCCGAGCATCCGGCAGCAGTTGCTGGACGGCACGTACAGGCCGCAGCCTGTGCGGCGCGTGGGCATCCCGAAGCCGGACGGGAGCGAACGGGAGTTGGGGATACCCACCGTCACCGACCGTCTGATTCAGCAGGCACTGCTGCAAGTGCTGCAACCGCAGATTGATCCGACCTTCAGCGAGCACAGCCACGGGTTCCGTCCCGGTCGCCGGGCGCGGGACGCGGTGCTGGCCGCGCAGCGCTACGTGAGCCAAGGTTGCCACATCGTGGTGGACATCGACCTGTCGAAGTTCTTCGACCGGGTCAACCACGACATCCTGATCGAGCGCCTGAGCAGGCGCGTGAACGATGCCGGGGTCATCCGGCTGGTGCGTGCCTACCTGAGCGCGGGCATCCTGGATGGCGGTGTGGTGATCGAGCGCGTGGGGGGGACGCCGCAGGGCGGCCCGCTCTCGCCGCTGTTGGCCAACGTGTTGCTGGACGAAGTGGATCGAGCGCTTGAACGCAGAGGCCATCGCTTCGCCCGCTACGCCGACGACTGCAACGTGTACGTGCGCAGTCAGAAGGCGGGCGAGCGGGTGATGCGTCTGCTGCGGCGCTGTTACGACAAACTGCGCTTGCGGATCAATGAATCCAAGAGTGCGGTGGCCCGCGTATTCGGCCGCAAATTCCTTGGTTACGCCCTGTGGCGGTCCGGGGATGGCGAGGTGCGACGCGGGGTGTCGGAAAAGGCGCTGGAGGCGTTCAGGCAGAGGGTCAGGCAACTGACCCGGCGCAACAGCGGGTGCAGCATGGCAGAGGTGATCGGCAGGTTGCGCAGTTATCTGCTGGGCTGGAAAGGGTACTTTGGGTTGGCGCAAACCCCCAGTGTCTGGCGCAGGCTGGACGAGTGGATACGCCGCCGCCTACGGTCCTTGCAGCTCAAACAGTGGCGACGCGGCAAGACGATCTACCGGGAACTGATCCGGCTGGGAGCCAGTGCCCGGGTGGCGCAATCGGTGGCGGCGCTGAGCCGCCGCTGGTGGCATAACAGCCTCTCTGCCGTGCACCACGTGCTGACGATTGCCTATTTTGAGCGGCTGGGAGTGCCGCGTCTCTCATGA
- a CDS encoding (2Fe-2S) ferredoxin domain-containing protein, whose product MPYYQRHLFFCTNCREDGNCCANYGASEMRDYAKRRSKELGIAGKGGVRVNVAGCLDRCNEGPVAVVYPEGVWYTYVDEEDVEEIVQEHLVHGRVVDRLRI is encoded by the coding sequence ATGCCCTACTATCAGCGCCATCTCTTCTTCTGCACCAACTGCCGGGAGGACGGCAACTGCTGCGCCAACTATGGTGCCAGCGAGATGCGCGACTACGCCAAGCGCCGATCCAAGGAACTGGGTATCGCCGGCAAGGGCGGGGTTCGTGTCAACGTCGCGGGCTGCCTGGACCGGTGCAATGAGGGCCCGGTGGCGGTCGTCTATCCCGAGGGCGTCTGGTACACCTATGTGGACGAGGAAGACGTGGAGGAGATCGTCCAGGAACACCTGGTCCACGGCCGGGTGGTGGATCGTCTTAGGATCTGA
- a CDS encoding DUF481 domain-containing protein, which yields MPVLNRVVIQSISSLCAALLLAVPAQADEWGDEAGWSGFAELGAVWTTGNTESESINAKSRVRFEEEIWRHTLQLEALRRSEDSESTATRYVGGFKSDWKFRPRAYLFGAFRYERDRFSGYDYQASTSVGYGHRVIESNRTRLDMEAGVGYRQNRLEDGQRDDHAILRGALYLERRIGDNAYFGQDLLIQSNDNTEVESVTSLTANIIDQLAMRLSLTARHNSEVPEGREKTDTITAVSLVYNFW from the coding sequence GTGCCTGTTCTCAATCGAGTGGTAATACAGTCTATCAGTTCCCTGTGCGCGGCCCTGCTGCTGGCTGTGCCGGCCCAGGCCGACGAGTGGGGTGACGAAGCGGGCTGGAGCGGATTTGCCGAGTTGGGTGCGGTGTGGACCACCGGCAACACCGAGTCCGAAAGCATCAATGCGAAGTCCCGGGTCCGCTTTGAAGAGGAGATATGGCGTCATACCCTGCAACTCGAGGCCCTCAGGCGTTCCGAGGACAGCGAGTCCACGGCGACGCGCTATGTGGGCGGTTTCAAGAGCGACTGGAAGTTTCGGCCCAGGGCGTACCTCTTCGGCGCTTTTCGCTACGAGAGGGACCGGTTCAGCGGGTATGACTACCAGGCGTCCACCTCCGTGGGCTACGGGCACCGGGTGATCGAGTCGAACCGGACGCGCCTGGACATGGAGGCCGGTGTCGGTTACCGGCAAAACCGATTGGAGGATGGCCAGCGCGATGACCACGCCATCCTGCGTGGTGCCCTGTATCTGGAGCGCCGGATCGGCGACAACGCCTACTTCGGCCAGGACCTGCTGATCCAGAGCAATGACAACACCGAGGTGGAGTCGGTGACCTCACTGACCGCCAACATCATCGACCAACTGGCCATGCGCCTGTCCCTGACCGCCCGGCACAACTCCGAGGTGCCCGAGGGGCGGGAGAAGACCGATACCATCACTGCGGTCAGCCTGGTTTACAATTTCTGGTGA
- a CDS encoding (Fe-S)-binding protein, giving the protein MPLEDTDRCVMCGLCLPHCPTYGLTRQEGDSPRGRISLMQALAGGQLPADDRLTAHLDGCLGCRACEAMCPSGVPFGRLMDEGRALLREMREDRPKLPALARPLLRSDRIGRSAAALLHAYQRSGVHGTLSRALDRGRLGRALSLLPPGAAPAIPGGLHRPAGTPRGRVSLFTGCTGAAFEGGALAAARDLLLALGHEVDIPGGQDCCGALDLHAGDAAAARACATRNLAALGAPDTPVIALNSGCRTQLHEYAQLLPGEAGGTFADRVRDLCGFLLEQDLESLTVDSRPATVAVHLPCTLRNVLREHGAMLALLRRLPGTEVVELEGNAYCCGAAGTHMISHPQAADALLAPKIEAVRRLGPQAVITANIGCSLHFQAGLRQADIDIPVVTPAEWIWSLVSGQ; this is encoded by the coding sequence ATGCCGCTTGAGGATACCGATCGCTGCGTCATGTGCGGGCTGTGCCTGCCCCACTGCCCCACCTACGGGCTCACCCGGCAGGAAGGGGATTCCCCGCGCGGACGCATCAGTCTCATGCAGGCCCTGGCCGGCGGACAACTGCCGGCGGATGACCGCCTGACCGCGCATCTGGACGGCTGCCTGGGCTGCCGGGCCTGCGAGGCCATGTGCCCGTCCGGCGTGCCCTTCGGGCGGCTGATGGATGAAGGCCGTGCACTGCTGCGGGAGATGCGGGAGGATCGCCCGAAGCTACCGGCCCTGGCACGCCCCCTGTTGCGCAGCGATCGGATCGGGCGCAGTGCCGCCGCGCTGCTGCACGCCTACCAGCGCAGCGGGGTCCACGGCACCCTGTCGCGCGCGCTGGATCGGGGCCGTCTCGGGCGGGCCCTGTCGCTGCTGCCGCCCGGTGCTGCCCCGGCCATCCCCGGAGGCCTCCACAGGCCCGCGGGCACACCCCGCGGCCGGGTGAGCCTCTTCACCGGCTGCACGGGCGCGGCCTTCGAGGGCGGGGCGCTGGCGGCGGCCCGCGACCTGCTGCTGGCCCTGGGCCACGAGGTGGACATACCGGGAGGTCAGGATTGCTGCGGGGCACTGGACCTGCACGCGGGCGATGCCGCGGCGGCGCGTGCCTGCGCCACACGGAACCTGGCGGCCCTCGGGGCACCGGATACCCCGGTGATCGCGCTCAACAGCGGTTGTCGCACCCAGCTGCACGAATATGCGCAACTCCTGCCCGGGGAGGCCGGCGGCACTTTCGCCGACCGGGTGCGCGATCTGTGCGGCTTCCTCCTGGAGCAGGACCTGGAGTCACTGACCGTCGATTCACGCCCGGCCACGGTGGCCGTGCACCTGCCCTGCACCCTGCGCAACGTGCTCAGGGAACACGGCGCCATGCTGGCACTCCTGCGCCGCCTGCCGGGCACCGAGGTGGTGGAGCTGGAAGGCAACGCGTACTGCTGCGGCGCCGCCGGTACGCACATGATCTCTCACCCGCAGGCCGCCGATGCGCTGCTTGCGCCCAAGATCGAGGCGGTCAGGCGACTCGGCCCGCAGGCGGTCATCACCGCCAACATCGGCTGCAGCCTGCATTTTCAGGCAGGATTGCGGCAGGCGGACATCGACATCCCTGTGGTGACACCGGCGGAATGGATTTGGTCGCTTGTCAGTGGTCAGTAG
- the coq7 gene encoding 2-polyprenyl-3-methyl-6-methoxy-1,4-benzoquinone monooxygenase produces MRTLTLTDRLLSGVDNALRTLLTTPAGTGRPTPGATLAEGALQDAERAHAGRLMRVNHAGEVSAQGLYQGQALTARDPGVRKTMERSAQEENDHLRWCEARMNALGTHASFLNPLWYTGSFALGALAGIAGDRWSLGFVAETERQVVRHLDKHLHSLPQADERSRAVVVQMKYDEAHHGAIATDLGGTQLPWLVREVMMPAMSRVMTRTAYWV; encoded by the coding sequence ATGCGAACCCTGACCCTGACCGACCGGCTTCTGAGCGGCGTGGACAACGCGCTGCGCACCCTGCTCACCACACCCGCGGGCACGGGGCGTCCGACGCCGGGGGCGACACTGGCCGAGGGGGCATTGCAGGACGCCGAACGCGCCCACGCGGGACGGCTGATGCGGGTGAACCACGCTGGCGAGGTCTCGGCTCAGGGGCTCTACCAGGGCCAGGCACTCACGGCACGCGACCCCGGGGTGCGCAAGACCATGGAGCGCTCCGCCCAGGAGGAGAACGATCACCTGCGCTGGTGCGAGGCGCGCATGAATGCCCTCGGCACTCACGCCAGTTTCCTCAACCCCCTGTGGTACACGGGTTCCTTTGCCCTCGGCGCCCTTGCCGGGATCGCCGGGGATCGCTGGAGCCTGGGATTCGTGGCGGAGACGGAACGCCAGGTGGTGCGCCACCTGGACAAACATCTGCACAGCCTGCCCCAGGCCGATGAGCGTTCCCGCGCGGTGGTGGTGCAGATGAAGTACGACGAGGCGCACCATGGCGCCATCGCCACGGACCTGGGCGGCACGCAGCTGCCCTGGCTGGTGAGAGAGGTGATGATGCCCGCCATGTCCCGGGTGATGACACGCACCGCTTACTGGGTATGA
- the speD gene encoding adenosylmethionine decarboxylase — translation MGPHPYNATFCGDATLVGPHNKRIKLHGFNNLTKSLSFNIYDICYAPSEQHRGEYIEYIDEAYNAERLTQILTEVANIIGANVLDISRQDYEPQGASVTMLISEEPVATEKIGYTEPPGPGPLPETVLAHLDKSHITVHTYPESHPAGGISTFRADIDVSTCGRISPLRALNFLIHSLESDIVIMDYRVRGFTRDIRGKKHFIDHKINSIQNFLSRDTQDRYQMVDVNVYQEYLFHTKMLIKEFDIDNYLFGLGKEDYSAKDLKRIERLLQREMAEIFYGKNIGKS, via the coding sequence ATGGGGCCGCACCCCTACAATGCGACTTTTTGCGGGGACGCGACATTGGTGGGACCTCACAACAAGCGCATCAAGCTCCACGGTTTCAACAACCTCACCAAGAGCCTGAGCTTCAACATCTACGATATCTGCTATGCGCCCAGCGAGCAGCATCGGGGCGAGTACATCGAGTACATCGACGAGGCCTACAACGCCGAGCGGCTCACCCAGATCCTCACCGAGGTGGCCAACATCATCGGTGCCAACGTTCTGGATATCTCCCGCCAGGACTACGAGCCCCAGGGGGCCAGCGTCACCATGCTGATCTCCGAGGAACCCGTCGCCACCGAGAAGATCGGCTATACCGAGCCCCCGGGTCCGGGGCCGCTGCCCGAGACCGTGCTGGCCCATCTGGACAAGAGCCACATCACGGTGCATACGTATCCTGAGAGCCACCCGGCCGGCGGCATCAGCACCTTTCGCGCCGATATCGATGTGTCCACCTGCGGGCGCATCTCACCGTTGCGGGCCCTGAACTTCCTCATCCACAGCCTGGAGTCCGATATCGTGATCATGGACTACCGGGTGCGCGGGTTCACCCGGGATATCCGCGGCAAGAAGCACTTCATCGACCACAAGATCAACTCCATCCAGAACTTCCTGTCCAGGGACACCCAGGACCGTTACCAGATGGTGGATGTGAACGTCTACCAGGAGTACCTGTTCCACACCAAGATGCTGATCAAGGAGTTCGACATCGACAACTACCTGTTCGGCCTGGGCAAGGAAGATTATTCCGCCAAGGACCTCAAGCGCATCGAGCGCCTGCTGCAACGGGAGATGGCGGAGATCTTCTACGGGAAGAATATAGGAAAGAGTTAG
- a CDS encoding VOC family protein, which yields MSMPQRPPATAGMRHVALFVKDLAACEHFYVELLGMRVEWRPDSENLYLTSGCDNLALHVGPVEEIESRLDHLGFILRREADVDPWYDFLKAHGVPMDTAPRTHRDGARSFYCRDPEGNRVQMIWHPPIAEACRSGDASA from the coding sequence ATGAGCATGCCGCAGCGCCCTCCTGCCACCGCGGGCATGCGCCACGTGGCCTTGTTCGTAAAGGACCTGGCCGCCTGCGAGCATTTTTACGTGGAACTGCTGGGCATGCGGGTTGAATGGCGGCCGGATTCCGAGAACCTCTATCTCACCTCCGGCTGCGACAACCTGGCGCTGCATGTGGGGCCGGTGGAGGAGATCGAGTCGCGCCTGGACCATCTGGGTTTCATCCTTCGCCGGGAGGCGGATGTGGACCCGTGGTACGACTTTCTCAAGGCCCATGGAGTGCCCATGGACACCGCGCCGCGCACCCATCGCGACGGTGCGCGCAGCTTCTACTGCCGGGATCCGGAGGGCAATCGGGTGCAGATGATCTGGCATCCACCCATCGCCGAGGCCTGCCGGTCGGGCGACGCGTCCGCCTGA
- a CDS encoding OsmC family protein, producing MKVRVKWLDHMSFVGETGSGHAVIMDGAPDLGGRDLAPRPMEMLLLGLGGCTAFDVVMILQKSRQSVTDCQVEVEAERAETEPRVFTRIHVHYIVVGRDVQERHVERAVKLSAEKYCSASVMLGATAEITHDFEVREACPAQGE from the coding sequence ATGAAGGTACGGGTCAAGTGGCTGGATCACATGAGCTTTGTCGGCGAGACCGGCAGTGGTCACGCCGTGATCATGGACGGGGCCCCTGACTTGGGCGGCCGTGACCTGGCGCCGCGCCCCATGGAGATGCTGCTCCTGGGGCTGGGCGGCTGCACCGCCTTCGACGTGGTCATGATACTGCAAAAGTCCCGGCAGTCTGTGACGGATTGCCAGGTTGAGGTGGAGGCCGAGCGAGCCGAGACGGAGCCCAGGGTGTTCACTCGCATTCACGTGCATTACATCGTCGTGGGCCGGGATGTGCAGGAACGTCACGTGGAGCGGGCCGTGAAGCTTTCCGCCGAGAAGTACTGTTCCGCCTCCGTGATGCTGGGCGCCACCGCCGAGATCACCCACGACTTCGAGGTGCGCGAGGCCTGTCCCGCGCAGGGCGAATGA
- the crp gene encoding cAMP-activated global transcriptional regulator CRP: protein MSILQRQKPVQDPALEKLLGHCHRRQYPARSTIVHAGDQPDTLYYIIQGSVSVTIEDDEGHEMVLAYLNPGQFFGEMGIFSAQARSAGITTRSPTETAEIHYPKFLEVAMQDPQILFLLASQLAMRLRDTSRKVIDLAFLDVTGRIARTLVELAHQPDALTHPDGMQIRITRQELAKIVGCSREMAGRVLKDLEERELITAHGKTIVVFGVR, encoded by the coding sequence ATGAGCATCCTGCAAAGGCAAAAACCCGTGCAAGATCCAGCGCTGGAGAAGCTGCTGGGCCACTGCCACAGAAGGCAGTACCCCGCTCGATCCACCATCGTGCATGCCGGAGACCAGCCCGACACCCTGTACTATATCATCCAGGGTTCCGTGAGCGTGACCATCGAGGACGACGAGGGCCACGAGATGGTGCTCGCCTATCTCAACCCCGGCCAGTTCTTCGGGGAGATGGGTATTTTCTCGGCCCAGGCGCGCAGTGCCGGCATCACCACCCGCAGCCCCACGGAAACCGCCGAGATCCACTATCCCAAGTTTCTGGAAGTGGCGATGCAGGATCCTCAGATCCTGTTCCTTCTCGCCTCCCAACTTGCCATGCGCCTGCGCGACACCAGCCGCAAGGTCATCGACCTGGCCTTCCTGGATGTCACCGGCCGCATCGCCCGTACCCTGGTGGAACTGGCCCACCAGCCCGACGCACTGACCCACCCCGACGGCATGCAGATCCGCATCACCCGCCAGGAACTGGCCAAGATCGTGGGGTGTTCGCGCGAAATGGCCGGGCGCGTGCTCAAGGACCTGGAGGAACGCGAGCTCATCACCGCCCACGGCAAGACCATCGTCGTCTTCGGGGTTCGCTGA
- the trpC gene encoding indole-3-glycerol phosphate synthase TrpC codes for MTDTPDILARILDRKREEIAERMLRTSLEDLRGFIDAAPAVRPFLAALEARIEGGRSAVIAEIKKASPSRGVLREDFDPASIARSYEAGGAACLSVLTDRDFFQGADVHLEDARAASSLPVLRKDFIVDAYQVYEARVMGADCVLLIAAALEDARLQDLLMLTHELGMNALIEIHEARELERVLKLDAALIGINNRDLRTFETRLETTLDLVKMIPGNRMVITESGIHTREDVARMREAGVHAFLVGEAFMTAADPGARLAELFG; via the coding sequence ATGACCGATACCCCCGACATCCTGGCAAGGATCCTCGATCGCAAGCGCGAGGAGATCGCCGAACGCATGCTGCGCACGTCCCTGGAGGATCTGCGTGGTTTCATCGACGCCGCGCCTGCGGTGCGACCGTTTCTAGCGGCGCTTGAGGCGCGCATCGAGGGGGGACGCTCGGCGGTGATCGCCGAGATCAAGAAGGCGAGCCCCAGCAGGGGGGTGCTGCGCGAGGACTTCGATCCGGCCTCCATCGCGCGAAGTTACGAAGCGGGCGGCGCGGCGTGCCTCTCGGTGCTCACCGACCGCGACTTCTTCCAGGGCGCCGATGTGCACCTGGAGGACGCCCGCGCCGCGAGTTCGCTTCCGGTGCTGCGCAAGGATTTCATCGTCGATGCCTATCAGGTCTACGAGGCCCGGGTCATGGGGGCCGACTGCGTGCTGCTGATCGCAGCGGCGCTGGAGGACGCCCGGTTGCAGGATCTGCTCATGCTCACCCATGAGCTGGGCATGAACGCGCTGATCGAGATTCATGAGGCGCGGGAACTGGAACGGGTCCTGAAACTGGACGCCGCCCTGATCGGCATCAACAACCGTGACCTGCGCACGTTCGAAACTCGGCTGGAAACCACCCTGGACCTGGTGAAGATGATCCCCGGCAACCGCATGGTGATCACCGAGAGCGGCATCCATACCCGCGAGGACGTCGCGCGCATGCGCGAGGCCGGCGTGCACGCCTTCCTCGTGGGCGAGGCCTTCATGACGGCCGCCGACCCGGGCGCGCGCCTGGCGGAGCTGTTCGGGTAA
- the trpD gene encoding anthranilate phosphoribosyltransferase has translation MDMQQAIRAVTQRRDLSGEEMTAVMGLVMNGEATPAQIGGFLIGLAMKGETVEEVTAAAQVMRELATRVEVTADHLVDTCGTGGDSSGSFNISTASALVTAAAGGRVAKHGNRSVSSKSGSADVLEAAGVNLDLTPGQVARCIDEVGVGFLFAPRHHGAMKHAIGPRREMGVRTLFNVLGPLTNPAGAPNQVLGVYSNRWLEPLAAVLGRLGSRHVMVVHAEDGLDEISIGAPTRVAELRDGEVRVYLVSPEDFGLRRAELSELRVEDAAASLAMIQGVLEGRPGPARDVVLLNAGAAIYVSGVADSLAEGIDKARQAIDSGAAAEKLEQLVAFSKSC, from the coding sequence ATGGACATGCAGCAAGCCATCCGCGCCGTAACGCAGCGCAGGGACCTCAGCGGAGAGGAGATGACCGCCGTCATGGGTCTGGTCATGAACGGGGAGGCCACGCCGGCCCAGATCGGCGGGTTCCTGATCGGGCTTGCCATGAAGGGCGAGACGGTGGAGGAGGTCACTGCCGCCGCGCAGGTCATGCGGGAATTGGCGACTCGGGTGGAGGTGACCGCCGATCACCTGGTGGATACCTGCGGCACCGGCGGCGATTCCTCCGGCAGTTTCAACATCTCCACCGCCAGTGCGTTGGTGACGGCGGCAGCCGGTGGGCGCGTGGCCAAGCATGGCAATCGTTCCGTGTCCAGCAAATCAGGCAGCGCCGACGTGCTGGAAGCGGCCGGCGTGAACCTGGATCTGACCCCCGGGCAGGTGGCCCGCTGCATAGACGAAGTGGGCGTGGGTTTTCTGTTTGCGCCGCGACATCACGGTGCCATGAAGCATGCCATCGGTCCGCGCCGGGAAATGGGTGTGCGCACCCTGTTCAATGTGCTCGGCCCGCTCACCAACCCTGCCGGCGCCCCCAACCAGGTACTGGGGGTGTACAGCAACCGCTGGCTGGAGCCCCTGGCAGCGGTGCTGGGCCGTCTTGGCAGCCGGCATGTCATGGTGGTGCATGCCGAGGATGGTCTGGACGAGATCAGCATCGGCGCCCCCACCCGGGTGGCGGAACTGAGGGATGGCGAGGTCAGGGTTTACCTGGTGTCTCCCGAGGATTTTGGCCTGCGGCGCGCCGAACTTTCCGAACTCAGGGTGGAGGACGCCGCCGCGAGCCTGGCCATGATCCAGGGTGTACTGGAGGGCAGGCCCGGCCCCGCCCGGGACGTCGTGCTGCTCAACGCGGGCGCCGCCATCTACGTATCGGGCGTGGCCGACAGCCTTGCCGAGGGGATCGACAAGGCACGCCAGGCCATCGACTCCGGCGCCGCTGCGGAGAAGCTCGAACAGCTGGTGGCCTTCTCGAAGTCCTGTTGA
- a CDS encoding anthranilate synthase component II, protein MILMIDNYDSFTYNLVQYLGELGAEVDVRRNDALTVEEIAALAPERIMISPGPCTPNEAGVSLEAIRRFSGEIPLLGVCLGHQAIGQAFGGRVVHAREIMHGKTSLIHHTGQGVFRGLPDPFEATRYHSLVIEKDSLPDCLEITAWTETPDGAMDEIMGVRHKSLPVEGVQFHPESILTRHGHDLLRNFLAMKAVASG, encoded by the coding sequence ATGATTCTTATGATCGACAACTACGATTCCTTCACCTACAACCTGGTGCAGTACCTGGGTGAGCTGGGGGCGGAGGTGGACGTGCGGCGCAACGACGCGCTCACGGTGGAGGAGATCGCCGCGCTTGCGCCCGAGCGCATCATGATCTCGCCGGGGCCCTGCACGCCCAACGAGGCGGGGGTGTCCCTGGAGGCCATCCGGCGCTTCTCCGGCGAGATCCCGCTGCTCGGCGTGTGCCTGGGGCACCAGGCCATCGGCCAGGCGTTTGGGGGCAGGGTGGTGCACGCCCGGGAGATCATGCACGGCAAGACGTCGCTCATCCATCACACGGGTCAGGGTGTCTTCCGAGGCCTGCCCGATCCCTTCGAAGCCACCCGCTACCACTCGCTGGTGATCGAGAAGGACAGCCTGCCCGATTGCCTGGAGATCACTGCCTGGACCGAGACCCCCGACGGGGCCATGGACGAGATCATGGGCGTGCGCCACAAGTCCCTGCCCGTGGAAGGCGTGCAGTTTCACCCGGAGTCTATCCTGACCCGGCATGGTCACGACCTGCTGCGCAACTTCCTGGCTATGAAGGCAGTGGCCAGTGGCTAG
- a CDS encoding GxxExxY protein yields MDENALSYEVVGAALEVHRVLGTGLLESVYRQALCRELDLRGVDYRSEVPLNAQYKGVAFDAAYRLDILVADRLIVELKAVENLQPLHLAQLLSYLRLSGLRLGLLINFNAPQLRHGIRRVVNGL; encoded by the coding sequence ATGGATGAAAATGCGCTGTCGTACGAAGTGGTGGGGGCGGCCTTGGAGGTGCATCGAGTGCTGGGGACCGGTTTGCTGGAGTCTGTCTATCGCCAGGCCCTGTGCCGGGAATTGGACCTGCGGGGTGTCGATTACCGATCGGAGGTGCCCCTTAATGCACAGTACAAGGGTGTCGCATTCGATGCCGCGTATCGGCTGGATATACTGGTGGCGGACCGGTTGATAGTGGAGTTGAAGGCGGTGGAGAACCTGCAACCGCTGCATTTGGCACAGCTGCTCTCGTATCTGCGCCTGAGCGGTTTGCGGTTGGGTCTGTTGATCAACTTCAATGCTCCGCAACTCCGCCACGGTATTCGCAGAGTGGTCAACGGCCTCTAA